DNA from Apostichopus japonicus isolate 1M-3 chromosome 15, ASM3797524v1, whole genome shotgun sequence:
TATAATAAACCAGTGTCGATCCAAGATCATTACATAGATAATTTCAAAGAAGCTTTTGCAATTGCTTCCCATGAAACCCTtgggaaatattaaaaaaaatatataacttgcggACATTGACCAGCAAGCCAGATGTATTTCAATATGTATtatcttctctcttttttatgaccgtatttgattttatttctgAAATAGAAATAGTTGAAGCATATTTGCAGATATTGAATTTAAAGTTAGAAATTATTTACAATACAACAACGTCAATATTGGCATTGATCATATTCCAGTGTTCCAAATTCCTCTGGCTGGCACCGGCCAGCTTGTCATGACTTATGAACGCTCAATATTTACACAAACGGAGCCTATAGAATGGTGCATCACAAAGATATCTCAATAATATGAACTGAAGAGGATTGATGGAGTGGGTTTGGGTTTGGGTAAAACTATGACATGCATAGCTGGAGGGAGACCATGATTGGCCTAGTAAAAAGATGAAGTAAAATCTAAGTCGCATCCgtgattaaatatatattattactcCGTCCTTTTGCGAGATTTGTGGAATAAAAACTGATCATGTGTTGGAATAGTATGTTCATTACTATTTCTTGAATTTTTTGCACTTCACACATCTAACCCCTCCTGTATAGCCCGGGACCCCGTCCCACCCAACACATCACGACCGATATGTAAACACGCGACATAGCTATATGATCGTAGAAATTGGGCAGACGAATTTCAATGGATTATAGTCAGTCGAATTAGGTTCCAAGGTCGCTTTGCTACATACATGGCATGTGTACACAACATAGTGCATATTATGTAGCAGAACTGAGCCAAACGTACTAAGAGAGCGAACGTGCAATATTTGCGTAAATTCACCGGTATTCTGATTTCTACCTCACATTAACAAATCATGGCTGAAAGTGTTCAGCTTCATATTGCAACCCCTTTGCTTGAGAGCATTCCACTCACCAAGAGAGCTGGCTTTCCGGTGTTTGTGAAGTGCGAGAATGCGCAGCCGTCAGGATCGTTCAAGATCAGAGGCATTGGCCACCGTTGTCGAAAGGTAAACACATTGAAGGGACCATATATTTTAGTGTGGCTGTTTTacaagggagttgttatggaaactccctggtTTACAATGTTGTTAAAGATTGCTTAGGTCTAATGTAATGACTTACCTAACTGCGTGCAACACGTACCGATAATGTATGACTAGCGACCAGATTAGTTATTGGTTAAAGATTGTTCATGTAAACCATTGTAAAGTCGGGCCGATTAACAATATAGTAAGGCGTAGGTATAGTTGACTTGTTTTTGCAGAGTTGAATGTTACTACATATTATCAATTCATGTACAGGGGCATACTGGCCAACTGGCTCTGAACCGTGactattgcatatatataactTAGCAACTTGATGCCTGTTCCTAAAATTTTACCCTATTGTACTCGTGCTCAGATTTGCTAGCCCTTTTTGGCACAGTTATATGGCATAGTACACactggcggagaaacagggggggttgggggggttttaacccccccactttttgaagagggggggttggcccacacaatcaaccccccctagtttttgccagtaatgttctgttatagcctatgttatgtgctccaaatggcataataaatcaaattattaaatttgaaattgttaaagtcatttcaaccttttacctggtaggctacatcaacaattaacgaccgaaaaccgagttagaattgacccacacattatttctagcccctttcccccaccttgcgcattggaacttgtagctcatagcgctaacttcaccccacaacagacatacacaaaataacgttttgttgctgttgaatagctttggaactgtatacacttgccaacttcaacgaggtgaaggaaggtaaagaaaaagaagaaagagaaaaggagaaaaggatggagtagaaatacggcaagaaaacgggaagagaaagaggaacagtgacaaaattattcgaatttgtaaagcaaacagcagatatcacatccaactttttcagtagtggggacatgatataccgtgtccccaccaatttgtcttgaccaatagctgcatttcaagttcccctgtattgaactttggcgcagtttgatccagcattgtgcaaatgaaatgcagcagttctcattttattgtattttatccacagttgttaaatataggacggaaatcgcatttgcggcagtctataattgttttctgggagaggacgccagacccatcgtatacaaaagtctacttggattatttttcccctgatttttttttctgcagacgcccatgcatgtatttccccaaactaaatttctaagccatgagatctaaaacttaaggaggtttaggagcatcattaggtctgggaagtgttatttccggcgatctgggaggtatatttgccccaaaaaatcgtacgctacgcgcgaacccatggtcgcgctccgcttagatagtgtcatagaacagacacgcgtccccaccattatccaagactgatctgcgcccatgctcaaaactgtcgatgtgtgtagtgttcggattcggaaatatctggtatatttttatttccttcaacgaaattttttagtagccgtctgaattttcgaaaattccctaaccaacattcttcatcatacttcatcatactcgtgcaattttgacccgtctgttagggtttgaaggaagtttttctatatcggttgtccatagatgatattttgtgcaacattatgggtatgttttgaagtgaatttattcacgagaattgtgaattttcaaattctgaacagtggggctgacggatattgtgggccgcgatgaagaatcacctacaaaagcaatgatccacaggatatgtgatgaagtcgaacatgatgtgtgactggtgacaatcttcaaaaaggttatagatgagaaaaaaagtatttggaaaaaacttggttctcaggcaaaagtgtacatatggttggtcagtttcaagcccgagaagtgccatttccggtgatctgggggtaccaaaaccagaaatttgcttgtacgctgcgcgccaacctatggtggcgctccgcttagatagtaatacgcgtcccccgggttagaaaatcctgcatacgccccttgttaaatgcagcttttcaaggcctgggcagtgccatttactgcaatttgggaggcaatatttgccaaaaattcttgtgcacttcgcgccaacttatggtggcgctccacttagatagtgagccagcagttatgactttttatttcatcaatggcctgcaacccccccacttctgacaagaaatctccgccactgatagTACATGTATATGTAGTACAAGATTACACAATAGACAAATATGAGGCTCAGGGATTCCCAAGGTAAAGGGACCTTTTTAAACTCTTCTCACTGTTAGTGTTAGGTAACTTACCAACTTTTGTGTTTTGGGTTGTGCTGGCAAACCTATGTACTCTAGAAGGTGTTATTCAGGCAATAGAACAATCGGCATTTAACAAAACatgataaattgatatttttataaatatttttgccTGTTGATTATCTTTCTCGGAATTCAGTTTATGCAAAATGTAGATCCTCAACTCTTGGTTCACTAAGTTGCTAATATGATATTTTGCAGGTGAACATAAAGAATTGTTACTtttcaatgatgtcatattctGAGAGCAAGCAATCCAATGAAAATATGCAGAGATATTTTGCAGCTGAGCTATTGCATCGATGTATAGACTGGACAAAAGTAATATTTAAACAATGACAATGCTATAAATAATAACCaacatatatattaactgtCAAAAGGTCATGCAACGTTAAGTATAACCCTTGCCACATATTCACCCTCATACCCCtccttttacattttacaaCTGGCATTTCAGTTTGTGAAGAGATAAGATCCAAGGAACTCAGTTAAAGTCTATTTGGTTTGGAAGCAAATTTTGGCCTGAATCTATGCTTTTAGTAAATCTATGTAAATTAATTTGTGTGCAGGTAGTTAACTTATTACAGATTACTAGGTATGGTGGGAATATGTCAATTTATCACACATcctaaatttcagatatctagagAGAAGAATTGAGTCAGTAGGGACCTACAGTATTTATTGGTTCTGATACTCTTCTTAATTACATATAGTATCATATATGTAAACTGTCTTAAGTAGCCATTATTACTTCAAAAATCCATAACcacaatatttacaaaaaatctgatgtttttacattttcttcCTTCCAGGCTGTTTTATCTGGCTGCAAGCACATTATTTCATCTTCAGGTAGATaatgatatttatatttttaagtttttaatgtcatatatatatatatatatgcatatgttcATTTAATAGCAATTCATTAATCCTTACTGTACACATTGGGAGATTAAATTTAAGAGATTTGGTCATAGATCAAAGCAGTTTCTGTGTGTGCCTAATTCACAGTAAAATCATTAAACAAAATCAGCTTCTTTAAGCTGGACTTAGTATGCTTAACCTCCAATTTTGTAGAATTTAGCAAACCGACCAAGCATTTACAATTGATCAAATCATGACACTCTCTAAAGTTCTTAATGCAGTAGGTGGTTACTGTAGTTAACGAATGATTTCTtttccaaaatgaaatattttgtcacTCAAACCCGTACTGTCCACATTGATAATAATTACCAGGTCCAACACAAAGCAAATCGTAGGGAAAGTTTTCTGCCTTTttctgaataaaaaaaattaattttgcaaAATTATATTTACTTATCTTACCTGTAAGGTGCTCCTTTTTGAACACTTCCCACAGGTGGAAATGCAGGGTACGCCGCGGCATATGCTGCCAAGCAACTAGGTGTGAAAGCGACGATCGTAGTACCAGAAACGACAGCACAGAATGTCCGAAACAGGATGTCAGATGCCGGAGCTCAAGTCATCGTCCATGGCAAAGTAAGAGCAAACACTGCCGCAGGGTCGTGTTCACTCTCGTAGACACTGGTGAATATAGTACAtgaggtggaggggagggggggaggacaCCAGTGGTATAAAttagttttttctttctgatttcTTCCAGTCTATTTATTTAATTCTTCTTCGAATGTTAGGAGGTTGAATTTTAGAATGACAATGGTATGCATCAGGAAAATGGCATCTGTAGTGGTATAGATTGATTGGGCCAATAGATGACCCCATTGGTCTCTCTACTGCCTTTGCTGCCCTCCAACCCCTAGATAGTTCAGTTATGTAGTTACCACTAGTTACCATTATATCAATGTTTTTGGTCTCATTTTTCCTAACAGGTCTGGGATGAAGCGAATGATAGAGCTCAAGATATGATAGCTAAGGATAAAGAAGCCATCGGTATTCATCCGTTCGATCATCCCGATGTATGGTCAGTTAATGCTTGTTAATGCCCATCTATACAGAATGCATCTGCTAGGGAGGAAAAAATGCTAATCACTAATTGGTCACATTCAATCACCCTTatagtgtgttttttttttatggtagtCCATGGAAAAGTGTTTGTCCTCACTGGAGCCAGATTTGTGACTTTTGACTCCACGCAACATTAGTTATAAAGAAGtgctttttaaaattatttgaaCTTTCCAGTTACGATTTGGGAGCAACATAGAAATTACCTGCTCATTTACATAACATCACATGACTTGCTTTGTTTTCATTCAAGTGTTGATCGCCCAAAATATCTATGAAAATTGTTCATTTACAATTGCTGCATTGCAAAATAGTGAAAAGATGTAGTTATGtgaattgaatatatattttaaatatgttgTCTTTATGTTTTCCGCTCAGGGCTGGCCATGCAACTCTTGTTGAAGAGCTAGCGAATGAACTCCCGCAAAAACCTGATTTGATCATCACCTCCGTAGGAGGGGGAGGTCTGCTCTGTGGAATTGCAGAGGGTCTCGACAGGGTCGGGTGGCAAGATGTTCCCGTCCTCGCCATGGAGACAGTCGGTGCTGACTGTTTCAATAAATCTGTGGAGGCAGGAAAATCAGTTACTTTACCAGCTATAACCAGGTAACGAAATTCACAAGAAAATGCAACAAAAGAATCTTGTATATTGAGTGCACATTAAAGCATTTCCCCTACATTTTGGTAGAATGCTCTCTCAGGCTCAGACCTAATGACTTTCAGCCAAATTCAGCTCCCATGATTATAAAATCATAATTTATCCTACGTTGACCATAGATTTGGTAATGCTTGTTCTAGTTGGTTCCTGTCCAATGCTAATGTAATGCTTTTGAACAAAGATAAAGAGTTGCTACATAGATAATATTTGAGTTTTTGCAAAATCAGTCTGAAGACATTTGTGTGTACTGATTTCTCTTTTTTCCGTTTTggttggtgtgggggggggggaggggaagctGGGGTTCAAAAGAGGATTTTTAACTAAGATGAAGGGTAAGACTGATCTTCATCTGTGAATCTTAGAAAAAATCTTAAACTTGTCAAATTTTGTACTGAATTTTGCCGTTCTGTCTAGTACAATATTAATAGATCAATATATTCTATTGTCTGTTGTCTGAAGGTTACCAAAAGATTACAgggaaaaacaaaactaaattccaTAAATCACTGCTCTGGTTAGGGGCAACTGTACTCTTTTACATATACTTTGTACAATGTCAGTCATGGTATGTCACAGCCAGCAAAGTTGTAATTTGTCGCATGACtcaattgtttttattaaaaaatcattttagttGATTTATTGAGTGCCATGAGAGTCAGTCCTTTATGGTTTGCATGAGAAATTAAATATTAACGTTACTCTTTATCTTAAGTCAAacagtaatatattttttcccctGCTAAAAACCTTTTCAGCGTTGCAAAATGTCTGGGTGCGTTAACTCCCGCTGCAAAGTGCATGGAATGCATTAAAGATCATAAAATCTATTCTGAGGTGATACCAGACAAAGAGGCTATCAGGGCCTGTTTGATGCTTCTTGGTAAGTTCATCTTATCTTCAATCATCTCAATAATGTACGTCCTCCCgataaaacatgaaacaaaactaCGGATTGCAGCATGGTTGCAGATTtggttgatatatgtacacTTATATATACATTGCTCATTGCCGAtggtttgtaataattctcttaggCTATTCTTACCTTCACCATTCATGGTCTTCCTTGTCTGACTATCTTTTCTATATTTCCCTCTCTACTCGCCCCCCCAAACCTCCTTCCGTCCCTCACAATACAGTTATAAGGCAGTGCTCCTGGTCTTGATATGTCTGCAGCCTTTGATACCATCTCACACTCCATTTCTAATAAGAAGGCTGAAGTGTCGATTTGGTATCACTGGCACTGCTATTAGTGTACTTGGTTTAGATCCTATCTTCAAGACGGTTGTATGCGAGTTTCCAATAATGATGTTTTGTCTGAGCAACATATCATAAATTATTCTGTGCCAAAAGGTTCCAACACCCATCCCTGGTGATATCATCAGGCAGTATAATGTTCAATTCAACTTTTTTGTGACTTTGATCCCAAAGTTGCTGGTGACTGTGAACGTGCCCTTTGCAAACTTTCTGGCTGTATTTCTGAGATAAACAATGTAGCTATCACATATGGCTAAATGAATGAAATGTGAATtattttgggagggggaaagaCTATATCCAAGTctcactccccctccccctccccacccatcaaccccccccccctccccactttcACTCCCTCATCATCTTGCTTCCCAAGTCTCCTAACTCCTAATATCAATAAACATATTAACCAGATGAGAACATGTCTAGACATATCCATTGATGTTAACATACATTGAACATGACAACAATCACCTTGTGCTGTTTTATCTCCATGATAGATGACCACTGTATATTGGTCGAGCCAGCTTGTGGTGCTGCCCTCGCTGGTATCTATGCGCGGGTTATCCACCGTCTCCAGGAAGAGAAGAAGCTCCAATCGGATCTCAAGTGTGTGGTGGCCATCGTCTGTGGAGGATACAGTATTAGTCTGGAGGAACTATTAAAATTCAAGAAAGATTTCAACCTTTGACGCAGAGGAATCTTCgaccaaaaaaaatagaaattgaaATTTGGTGAACATCGGGACATGACAGAGTAATAATAAGattgtgatattttattttttatatggaTCATTAGTTTTTGAGCAATTTAAACATCTGGAACTTTATTTGAAGCTTGGATATCTTATTTATTTAGTCAGTCTATTTATAAATACTATTGAAAGTCAATTGAAAATCATAAGACTATGATAATATTAAATGACAACTTTTCAATGCagacaaatttgtcaaggacataCTTTTGCTGGAACCCTCCCTTGAGTGATATTGTATtgttatattataaattaaagcTATAAAAGATAGTTTATGATATTCATAATAGaatttataatcaataaaataatatcaacaagTAGTCCAGGCTTAAGGCGCCGATATAATCATGAAATTTGTACTGAAGTAGCATTCCACACAGTTTAAAACATTATTATTGGGAAGATAATTTGAAAACCCAAGTAGAGGTAGAAATATGATCGTCACTCAATCGTTTTCTGTTTTGCAGTGTTATGACATATTGACTTAGGCGTCATCCTGCAGTAGAGGAATTGTGCAAAGTAATAACAGCAAGTTAAGCTTGAAGTAATCTATTGATCACATTTTAACATTGAAATATCTCTGAGATGGTGAAAGtcattgtgtgtgtgtagatGTGTGTGATTGTACgtttgtttgtatgtgacaCCCTTTTCTTGTAAATACAATAACATAAAATGCACATGATCGATTCCAAATGGTAAGTCGTATTTTGATCCTTCTTAACATGTACAAGATcttgttgtttttcatttgaggtcaaaggtcatctgaggtcaccagaggtcattaaaccttgttaacatgatTCCTGCCTTACAAAGCTTAGATGACCTTCATACATATTACGTAGGTCTACCTTGGTGTGTAAAAGAAATTCATAGTTATGccttgaggtcaaaggtcatttgaatgTCAGTTGAGGTCTAAAACCTTGCAAATATcataactccaaaagtaaagtATGAATGAGCTACCTATGTAGTATGTGTCTGGTATTTGTTTGTAGAACTATTGTtattgtggaggtcaaaggtcatttttggtcaacAGGTATGAAAATGGGAAACCTCTTAAATATGAAAACTGCTCAAATGAAACTTGGAAGAATATCACACTTGGTTCATAGATCCACTTTAGTGAGTAAATGAATACCACAGTTGCTTGTGGacgttaaaggtcatttgatgtcaatCAAGTTCAAAGTCTACAAAATATGTAAGCATGAATTCTCCAAgagtaaagcttggatgaacttcacatGTGACATGTGTTTTCACCCTAGTGAGTACAATAGTCTTATCACCTTtgtagaagtcaaaggtcagttgaggtacgtcaacagaagtcaaagtacaaaaatcttgtaaacaataactccaaaattaaagaatGGATGCATTTGATTGGTTGGTCCTTATACAAGTGTCAGAACCATACAGATCATCTGAAGTCAATAATTGttagaaaacttgaaaatctgtagtgttacaaaaaaaattatgtatgaaatatgataaaggaatcacatataggcctactattgGCTTTCTTCTTAATTATGCAGCTGTGACTGAATtatcaaataaaatttgaattcaTAAGCCTTGAATATTTATCCAATTATTTACAGATTGCCCTTCTATATGTGCTGTGCACTGCCTGTAAAAGTAACACTACATTACCCATGCGATAGTGCGATTAGTGTGCTTACCAATATCTCTACtataaccccccccctctcacgcCCCCCTTCTACCTTGACCTCCGCTATCAACACTGCTGCTCAAAGTAAATTTGTGTATCTCTACTTCGACAGGAGGAAAGCTTATCGGACAAAAATTTCACCCCAGCATCTTACTAATCACAAACTTACTGGAAAGGCAGAGGGGAGGAGAGGTTGATGAAGGTGAACCCACCCCATTAAACTTCAAAGCAGTGCAGGCAGAGGATAAACTTGTTTCGAGATACAAAAaatggtgagggggggggggatcccaTTTTCCAAACTCCCAAACCAGAGACAATATCTCCAAAGAATAGATAGTGTTTATCACCACTGTAGAGCATCCATTTGGGAAAAGACCAAGCGAATATAGTTCCTGGTTCGTTTTGTGCGGGAATTCTAATGCTAGTTTGATCACTCTAACCGCAACTGGATCACGCTGTTTAATAGGCCAACGAATCAAACCTATAAACTGTCATCAGTATTTCATTGAAATTTCAGCTTATTAAGTCTTTAAAAGTACTTCCTATGTATTCTGACCCTTTAAACCCCGGTATTCAAATTTATAAGCTTGGTAACCCAATTTTCAACTTCATCTTCTTTGGCGACCCTCCAGTGATGGATATTGTGGCCTGGATCGAGAAGGGGTATCCTCTCCCATTAGAGAAATGTTCATATGATTAAAGGGTGCTTAGATGAAAATAGTTTGTAACTTTTGAATTTCATTCATGTTCAGGATTTTTCGACAAATATCGGCAATTTCCTTAATATTCCGGGGTTTTTTGGCGACTCtcagaaagtttttttttcgcGACCCTCAAAAATGACTTAAACCATAGCCTACTCGGAAGTTGAGACGTGTCTAATTAGACAATTATCTCGCTGATGTATAAGTCACGGagagcagtggcgtcgccaaggggtggcctaaagggggtgggggcacgtgccctcccaaaaaatcgtgccccccccccccggatgcAATTTGGAGTGttacaaaaatactcaaaacaAAAACCCTTTTAAAAAAGGACGAAAAGTGTTATGTTCATCAATAAAACTTCTTTCCACCGACCATCACGATAACCatgttgttttctcactaacaagaTCACAGAGACCCCGACGTGAACCGCTAGTGCTTAAGCTTCACAACTACCCtgcataaatttaaatttcatattttcaacactcttatttaaaaacatCATCAAAGCAAAAGGGTTCATTTCCATGTTTTGTATAACTATTTTATCCGCcccaattaaaaacataaatatcgtaCAGACTAAGcccaaaaattcttgaacattaagttacttcaagttgcaaaatatagcaccatatTGCATCCTGGGACATTTAATTAATCAAAACTTTCTCAAAGGggatacccctcccccaggacagcatTCACAAATAACTTGCATTGTGCTCCCCTAATTAAGtgcagtgccccccccccactcccccagaTTGAATTGTCTGGCGACGTCACTGATGGAGAGAGTTGTAAATTGTTGCTTAAGTTCGAGTTTGAAAGACGTATACTTGACATATTTTATGATCTTTAGACTCGAAGATATAATCATTGCCACCATATATCCGACATTTTATGGTTAAAGTATTGTTTACGGTCTCAAAAGAAGAACATGCAAAGCTAGTACACTATTGCAATGGTAAAAATACTTGTTCAATTTGAGACAATAACCTCGGGTGTTACACCACCATTGACGGAActtgatttaaaaaatatcaactgaaaaGATGTGAAAGCCATGTATAGTCTCAAATTTTGAAGTAAATCACCCGGCCAACGTATTACGTTATA
Protein-coding regions in this window:
- the LOC139981203 gene encoding serine dehydratase-like isoform X1, encoding MAESVQLHIATPLLESIPLTKRAGFPVFVKCENAQPSGSFKIRGIGHRCRKAVLSGCKHIISSSGGNAGYAAAYAAKQLGVKATIVVPETTAQNVRNRMSDAGAQVIVHGKVWDEANDRAQDMIAKDKEAIGIHPFDHPDVWAGHATLVEELANELPQKPDLIITSVGGGGLLCGIAEGLDRVGWQDVPVLAMETVGADCFNKSVEAGKSVTLPAITSVAKCLGALTPAAKCMECIKDHKIYSEVIPDKEAIRACLMLLDDHCILVEPACGAALAGIYARVIHRLQEEKKLQSDLKCVVAIVCGGYSISLEELLKFKKDFNL
- the LOC139981203 gene encoding serine dehydratase-like isoform X2 translates to MTSDQISYWLKIVHVNHCKVGPINNIAVLSGCKHIISSSGGNAGYAAAYAAKQLGVKATIVVPETTAQNVRNRMSDAGAQVIVHGKVWDEANDRAQDMIAKDKEAIGIHPFDHPDVWAGHATLVEELANELPQKPDLIITSVGGGGLLCGIAEGLDRVGWQDVPVLAMETVGADCFNKSVEAGKSVTLPAITSVAKCLGALTPAAKCMECIKDHKIYSEVIPDKEAIRACLMLLDDHCILVEPACGAALAGIYARVIHRLQEEKKLQSDLKCVVAIVCGGYSISLEELLKFKKDFNL